The following proteins are co-located in the Desulfobulbaceae bacterium genome:
- a CDS encoding prepilin peptidase — translation EASDRTLGKRHYDTQMMGGWALLQGVVAEMATGEGKSLCATLPACTAAFASMPVHIVSVNDYLVSRDAAEMLPLYQFFNLTVGEIIHGMQPPERKKAYHCDITYCNNKELVFDYLKDRLVLGSGSNRAQLQLESLYQSHCRSDRLLQRGLHFAIVDETDSVLIDEARTPLIISCEKGCRHDNDKEIYSQALDLSGFLKEGEDFTLDPGDYSIGLTERGKQHLEAMGEIAGGIWCVKKNREELVSLALAACHRYHKDRHYLLDIEGKIQIIDEYTGRIMPDRSWEGGLHQMIEAKENCAITNKRETIARITYQRFFRRYLLLSGMTGTAAEVAKELWTVYELKTIRLPTHRPLCRRHLPFQMHQAVETKWQAVLHHVMAVHNETNQPILVGTRSVEASEHLSRLFSEALLPHVVLNARQDRDEAEIISRAGELGRITIATNMAGRGTDIKLALGVKEKSGLHVILTEFHDSRRVDRQLFGRCARQGDPGTCIAIASIEDELVKLFVDSQLKVVQGLFHLCHQIMGLRFYLWLIRAAQWAAEQRHARSRKDTLETDRRLDKMMAFTGRVE, via the coding sequence AGAGGCGTCAGACCGGACCCTTGGAAAACGTCATTACGATACCCAGATGATGGGTGGATGGGCTTTGCTGCAGGGTGTTGTGGCGGAGATGGCGACTGGAGAGGGGAAATCACTCTGCGCCACACTGCCTGCATGTACAGCGGCATTTGCCTCTATGCCAGTGCATATTGTCTCGGTCAACGATTATCTGGTCTCGCGGGATGCTGCCGAAATGTTGCCTCTGTATCAATTTTTTAATCTTACCGTTGGCGAGATTATCCATGGGATGCAACCACCAGAGCGTAAGAAGGCATATCATTGTGATATAACCTACTGCAATAACAAGGAACTGGTTTTTGATTACCTCAAGGATCGGTTGGTCCTTGGGAGTGGGAGTAACCGGGCGCAGTTGCAGCTTGAGAGTCTTTATCAAAGTCATTGCCGGTCAGACCGGCTGTTGCAGCGTGGTTTACACTTTGCCATAGTTGACGAAACCGACAGCGTTTTGATCGACGAGGCGCGGACCCCTCTTATTATTTCCTGTGAGAAGGGGTGTCGGCATGATAATGATAAAGAAATCTATAGCCAAGCGCTCGATCTCTCCGGTTTCCTCAAAGAGGGTGAGGATTTCACCTTGGATCCGGGCGATTACTCGATTGGCTTGACAGAGAGAGGGAAGCAGCATCTGGAGGCCATGGGCGAGATTGCCGGGGGCATATGGTGCGTAAAAAAAAATAGAGAGGAATTGGTCTCTCTTGCATTGGCAGCTTGCCATCGTTACCATAAAGATCGTCATTATCTGCTTGATATTGAGGGGAAAATTCAGATTATCGACGAATATACCGGGCGTATTATGCCGGACCGCTCGTGGGAGGGCGGGCTTCATCAGATGATCGAAGCTAAGGAAAATTGTGCAATCACCAATAAACGGGAGACGATCGCCAGGATAACCTATCAGCGGTTTTTTCGACGGTATTTATTGCTGTCCGGTATGACCGGCACTGCTGCCGAAGTAGCAAAAGAATTGTGGACAGTCTATGAATTAAAAACCATTCGACTTCCAACGCATCGGCCCCTTTGTCGTCGGCACTTACCTTTTCAGATGCATCAGGCAGTTGAGACGAAATGGCAAGCGGTGTTGCATCACGTTATGGCAGTGCATAATGAAACGAACCAGCCAATACTCGTTGGGACCCGTTCAGTAGAGGCATCAGAGCATTTGAGTCGTCTTTTTAGTGAGGCGTTACTGCCGCATGTTGTTCTTAATGCGCGTCAGGACAGGGATGAAGCGGAAATCATCAGTCGTGCAGGGGAACTTGGGCGCATTACTATTGCGACAAATATGGCAGGGCGAGGGACTGACATAAAATTGGCTTTGGGAGTAAAGGAGAAGAGTGGTTTGCATGTGATCTTAACCGAGTTCCATGATTCGCGGCGTGTGGATCGGCAGCTTTTTGGCCGCTGCGCTCGGCAGGGTGACCCGGGAACGTGTATTGCAATTGCCTCCATCGAAGATGAATTGGTTAAATTATTTGTTGATAGTCAACTTAAGGTTGTGCAGGGGTTGTTTCATTTGTGCCATCAGATAATGGGGTTACGTTTTTATTTGTGGTTGATCAGGGCAGCACAATGGGCGGCGGAGCAACGTCATGCACGTTCACGAAAGGATACGTTGGAAACGGATAGGAGGCTGGACAAGATGATGGCTTTCACTGGGCGTGTAGAATAA
- a CDS encoding efflux RND transporter periplasmic adaptor subunit: protein MTHSIVKEMVKGNCMKLFTIGISLALMWVAMSPVIAAGLPETVELDAMIEPHQTVEIRSPVEGLIKEITVERGDFVTKDQPLVKLESGQEEATAALWWFRSRMEAPIQSAMARCDFSERKEKRLSQLYGEEFASQADKEEAEAEQQLAEAQLVEAKENRQLAELELLRAKEVLSARTLKSPFSGVVVERFLNPGAVVVAGSGEKKPILKLAALDPLYVEIAAPLALMGKITKGTIVEVRPEVPEGAVYEGVVSVVDLVADAPSGTFVVRVELANPEMKISAGIKCKVRIPVQKTP from the coding sequence ATGACACATTCGATTGTGAAAGAAATGGTGAAGGGGAATTGTATGAAATTGTTTACCATTGGTATCAGTTTGGCTTTGATGTGGGTTGCGATGAGTCCAGTAATCGCAGCTGGTTTACCAGAAACAGTCGAACTGGATGCTATGATCGAACCTCACCAAACGGTGGAGATACGAAGCCCGGTTGAAGGACTCATAAAAGAGATTACTGTGGAGCGGGGAGATTTTGTTACAAAAGATCAGCCGTTAGTGAAGTTGGAATCTGGTCAGGAAGAGGCCACGGCAGCATTGTGGTGGTTTCGTTCAAGAATGGAGGCTCCAATTCAATCGGCAATGGCGCGGTGTGATTTTAGTGAGCGAAAAGAAAAACGGCTGTCTCAGCTTTATGGCGAAGAATTTGCCTCTCAGGCGGACAAGGAAGAGGCAGAGGCAGAACAGCAGCTTGCCGAAGCACAACTTGTTGAAGCTAAGGAAAATAGGCAACTTGCAGAACTCGAGTTATTGCGCGCCAAGGAAGTTCTTAGTGCTCGGACCTTGAAAAGTCCATTTTCCGGGGTTGTTGTGGAGCGTTTTCTCAATCCGGGCGCAGTGGTAGTGGCTGGTTCCGGAGAAAAAAAACCTATCCTCAAACTGGCAGCTCTCGACCCACTGTATGTAGAGATCGCAGCTCCCTTGGCATTGATGGGTAAAATTACCAAGGGTACCATTGTTGAAGTGAGGCCGGAGGTTCCGGAGGGCGCTGTGTACGAGGGCGTTGTTAGTGTAGTTGACCTAGTCGCGGATGCGCCAAGTGGAACTTTTGTCGTGCGTGTTGAGTTGGCGAATCCTGAAATGAAAATTTCGGCAGGTATCAAGTGCAAGGTTAGGATTCCAGTACAGAAAACGCCTTGA